Genomic window (Xenopus laevis strain J_2021 chromosome 3S, Xenopus_laevis_v10.1, whole genome shotgun sequence):
CATGAAGTGTGCAGCCCAACCATTCTGCCATTTATGGTCTTaagtacataaaatatttattgaaactctgACACAGTAGAGTATTGTATCTTTCCAGCAGACACAGATCTGGTAATAGTTAATACATCTAGGCAACTTTGGATATGTCTTCATATGGGATGCCCTCCACTTTCCGTCCTTTTAATGGTCCCTGTCAAGAGACATTTGGtcagtagagtgaaaaaaatcacacacaGACAAGAACTTGTTAAACAATGTTAATGACAATGTTAAACAGGAATTTTCAACCCGTACTTCTCTCAAGTTGTGTTTAAAATGCAACTCAAAAGCAGGCCCCACAAAATTAAATACATAGTCAAATTTAAAGAACAATTACCACCCTCTAGTAAAAAGTTGTTTTGAATGATCACACAAATATAGAAAATAGGTCCAAAAACATCCCAGACCTGGTATATGATGTAGCAAAACACATCTTTTGGTCATATTTATATGATTAAGACAAATTTTGTGATCATTTAAATAACCATCCCCGCATTTAATAGTATACCCTTTGATAGCCTTTTCTTATTTGTACAGTAAAGACAGACAGAGGTTTAAATGTCGCATCTTTATATTGCTTATGAAGTCTACAGATATGTTAACTTTGCCTTGGATAAGCTTCCTTCTAATTTAATAATTGATTCTGTCATgaacaggtcatgaaactccatcCAAATCAAAAAAAGTGCCAATATCTTTTCCAGGAGTAAAACTactctacattatattttatcttACAGACACATGTAAAGACTTTTTACTAAATAACCTATTCCTTTAATTCCACCATAGAGTCTAGTATCCACAAGCTACACATATGGTCGACCAATGAATTAGGTTCCCTTATTAGTATCCTTCACCATTTATCAAGTAACAAAGTTCTGTTGCATTGTTCTGATAATGACAATATCAGACATATTCCCTCCCAAACTATATACTCACTGAGTCGATTTCTATTGTAGCAGAAAATCTCTTCTCAATGATGCCATCTAGGATTCCAAAATGTCCTTTGTAACCACCATTTAAAACAAGAACTCTCTTTCCtggaaaaagaacattttaggttgtattaactttttaaaatgttgcattattGCTGTAACCTATATATGCTGTAACCATTGAGGTTCTCCCTTTGGCTGTTTTAATCAGGtgttattgtatatgtatttaaatacttCAATACCGTGCAGACTCTTACTATTCTTTATCCCATTTTTACAGTTGGTAAGTTTAATAACATTTTCCTAGCTGATCTTGTTATAGTTATTTTCAGGGTAAGCAAACTCTTTACCTGGTGCTGGGATAACTGTCTCTAAATGGCTCTGATCCAGCTTTAATTTATCTCCAGAATCAACAAGTTTCACAATTGCTGTGTATCTGTCAATCACTTCCTATATGAACAAATAATTCATTAGCTTTAGTTGTAGAACACATTTAGTAAACAAACATGTATCATGTTCATTGATGACTtaagaaatacacattttttaaaataggtttTTGATTAGCAAAACTGTCATTTGAAAACCATAACATATATGCAATAGGAGCAAGGAGTGTATGAGACCCAGCCATAATGGTATTATAGGAATGAACATGGGATCACTTGGGGAATCCAtaatttctaatttgtttttacaAGCCCTATTCAGTTAATAATATTTTGTTGTTAAGATTCCATAACGTATGTCAAACCTcgacagtgaaaaaaaaatctgaatattgctACTTTATCGACCGAATACCGCAACTTTTCCGTGGTCGCAggaaatcaggatatctttggggcatctcccattgacttctacaggaactcggcaggtttgagttggagtTCTTTTTTATCTGGACTCTTAATGCCctctaggtttaataaatcctaaaaatttacgttttttttttccacaaaaatattttgtttttccaaaggtcaatgagaaaaaattggactttaacaaataaccGCCTTACGGTCTGTATCATGTAAAAAAGTTATATGCAGTGGAtagttttttaaatgcaattatttATAAACAGGAAAAATACATTACCTTTACTACAGCTTTTTTCTTGTAATATTTTTCTCCCAatctttttgtaacaatttttacaacaatatcctttaaataaaaaagaaaatccagCTGTTAAATATACATAGGCTATTTAATATTccaacattataaacatatagTAAAAAAAGATGACTGGCTGACTAAAGAATGACAACTATAATGTTgtgaaagtaaatttaaaggctGGAACAAGCATTTGGCCAGCTGCGAGCATATTCCATTTCCTAAAATCgtgtaaataattataatttagcaAAGGATAACTCACTGGCTGTAACCAATAATCTGTGCGCTCAGTCTTCTTCTTTTGTTCCTCCATCTACAAAACAAACTAACTTCAGTACACTCTTGCAGGTTCTCTCATTTGCATTGCATCATGAGTTGTAtgaaagaggacctgtcaccgtAAAAAATAATTCCACATCCTCTTTAATAatcttagtcaagcaaaataaacacacTTAATATTATTTCTTTAAGTCTTaaaaattcacaatcacatcaagcaggcaggagctgTTTTGTGGAAActttgttattaaggcaagttttaGCTCATGCCACTCATGTACCAGAATGGGGGCACCTGAATGGTGAGAAAGGAAAATTATGGAAGGGGTATATAATGGCATAAAAGCAGGGCAGGGAATATCAATTTATtatatatgatagatatatatatatatatatatatatacatacatacacacacatacacacacaacaagtatagaaaacagagaaaaaaagagagaaattgggtttcatgtttaatttgaaatggacttttattaaacagactTTAATGTTAAGAAATCATTTAATCCAATAAGGTTTTATTCACTGCATTGTCAATACTGAACCCCTTACCTCCATAATCTCATCAAGAGCcgatttcttcttcttttcctttgcTTGACCCTGAGAGGTGTCTTTTCGTTTTACTGAGCCCATAACAGCAGCAGACTTAAGTGCGTTGGATGCATGAGAACTAGAAAATAGGCATAACACttaaatttaatctataaagactgaagtgactggatgtgtaaaataatagccagaacactacttccagctttgCAGTTttattggtttccactgattggttaccaggaaaTGGTTACCAGgaaataaccaatcagtgacttgaaagggtcatatctgttgcttttgaatctgagctgcatgttgaggatcaattgcaaactcactgaacagttatgtaccatgtgccccccccttaatgtcgctgactaactcagagttagagagctgaaaactaTTATTAAGCCTCTCCCCTACAGCACTGAGACCATACAGTACCTCCTCTGATGAATTGGCCAATGGTGtaaaacgcgtcaggagggagtggctgacatgaggtatgcagacagAGGAAGGACCGGCCATGTGGTATGATATGATGCAATGCCTTTATATTGATATTCACATGTTTTGATATTATTTGCTGTGGTGATTTTTCCCTAATAAATGTCTACAGTGAGTTACTCTGCATCTTTTATATTGATTATGTGCAAAATGATTTTTAGACCATTGCACAGTGCTCACTTGTAGACGGCATAAATCCTAAATTTTAAGTACATCTCAGCTTCAAAGAAGCGCACACTCCACAGACCAGAGCACGCGCTCCTTTGAAGGTGTCAGTCATTCGAACTCTCCTCTTTCTGCGGGTTCAAGGCACTGCAACCGGTCCACCAAAAAAGGAAGTGAGTGACCCTGCTTTATATGAAGCTGCATCAATTTTTCCAAGCAAACGGTACGGGCATTGGGCACCCGAACCACTAGTTGATATTTGGTGAGCGTTGTTTGTGGAACCCAAAAATAGTGGGTGTTTGGATATGAATGCCTCTTTAtgtgtatttacattatttttttataagccTTATGAgcacccagatttttttttattgaacatacagtatatctcacCTTGATGCAGTGGTTCCTGAAGTACCTGCTCCtttgtttaaattaaatgcaactaaagacaaaagaaaaacacatatgAAATGGGTTTTCAGCATGCAGGCTATAAATCACTacatgtaaacacatttaaataaaagtaatttaaaaaaatgatctatatatatttttccccatacaataAGAGTTGTTTAGATTTGCTCAcaaatctacattaaggggcacatttaacaTGTCCAGATAAAGTTACAGATTGTTACCACTCAAGTTTAACaataaagggcaaatttatcCTTTCAGTCGAGTGAGAAAAATAGAAGAATTCCTAATCTAGGTCTGGTAAAATGTAGTGAGAATTTACAGTTCAACATTCCTGAGCTCAGGGCTGTTGCTGGGGTGTATCACCATCTAGAACAGAAAGTTTTTTTGACTACCGAAGCAGCCAAACACATTCTGTGGGCTATGGCAATCACTGCAAACATAGTGCATGTATTTCAACACTGATTCACTGAATCATGTAGATCAGGGATGATTCCTTGGAGATCACTTGCATatgagcagtgtcagactgggatgccaggagcccaccagaaaatgttagtccaggggcccattctctaaactatttctcctcttcctcacctcactcaacctctatttttcaagtctcttttctttctattatttattattctttatttatttatttatccattctgttcccatacagaagtaggtaatgaccatgaaacaggccaaatggttagaagcaggagttttcctggtatcccggtgggccagtccgacactgcatatgaGGCGAGGTTAAAGTGGATTTGTTGTACCTTGTATATACTCtctcttttttaattattaaaaagctGTCTTTATAATAGACAGTGGATGGGCTGGCTTTTATAGTAGATTAAGCTTTAAATTTATAATATCAAGAAGGGAATAGCGGGAATGCCAAGAGGCCTGATTTCATAAATGTCTCGGTTCTTTGCAGGATTGCTATCCAAGGACATTCACAATGCATTTTCTTTGCTTTTACTTAGCTCCTCCTGGTGTCAGAATGCTGAATctattcataaatatgattggataagagtaaataagaaaaaacaaacaaacccaaatattgggggcagatgtatcaagggtcaaatttcgaggggttaaatccctcgaaattcaactggggaatagaatcgaataggcaattcaggcgaatttacgcgccggcgaatagtcgaatgggcgaatattcgtctggcgaatagtcgcacgatcgaatattcgatcgaaggattttcatttgatcgaatgatctatcaaatgcctttttattcaatcaaaaaattagaaaacaagcctatgggactttcccataggcttttaaagcaattcggtaggttttaggtggcgaagtaggcagtcaaagtatttttaaaagagacagtacttcgactatcgaatgggcgaatagtcgcagcgtttttgcgctcgatctattcgaatcattctactcaggcgaatttacgccaattcgatagtcgaggagcacaaaaaaactactcgaaattcaagcttttatccttctattccttcactcaaacttagtgaatgggccccttagtgtcctgTTAAATGTGACTTGAGATTGAGAATTTCTGCCTGACAGCAGCAGAAAACTTTAGGGAGGGATGCTAGTTAATATGTCCACATATCCTCATGGTTTGAAAAGAAAAACCTACCTTTCTCTTCCTCATTCTGTCTGCTCAATTCAGTGAAGGTAGGGGTGTTCTGCAAGTTCAAACAGGCAGAATTATAGAAATCAAGTGGTGCATAAAGCCCACATTGAAAAGATCATAAAAAACTGAACATCAAATATTTTCAATAATTAACATATGAAGGGGGATCTCACTGACTGCATACcaacaactgaaaaaataaaagcatatagTGAGATCCCCAagcaatcaaaacaaaaaaaaaatatttaatttaaatagttaaaatacaATATCATTTATAACAACATAGGGAAGAGGTCTAATGtgtttcgtgcctactggggcactaaCTCATAGGCTACTGGGCACACCACCTACACATAGCTTGTATAGGGGTTATGACCATTGGGGGTACACTCACATCTACCAATCAAAAGACTGTTAGGTTTGATGTAACGGTCTTTTGATTGGTAGATGTGAGTTGAGTTCTCTCTACagtcttttgttttttaacaggcATAACTACCCAAAATAAGTGACCATCTAGTCCTTTAAATAGACTTTGGGTTAAACcaacaaaaacagggttttttggtCACCATCTAGACTACAGAGAGATTTGAggaccattttaatcaaagatGGCATTGTTACGATTGAAAAATTTAAGAGATttgctacaaaataaatattggtaatgtTATGCAAAAAGCCTCATGGGACACCTATACCttctggggtctgcttcctctgtagttacacccctgctaagAAGATTTCTCTGAACAGAAAATCGGTTTCCTCTCTTTGTGCTGCATATAAAGTTTAATTCAAGAGAGAATGTTTGTTACATGGCTCCCTGCAGTTCtgtgcagtagggatgcactgaatccacaattttaggattcagcagaatcttgAATCCTTCACTAAATATtctgctgaataccaaaccaaattcaaatcctaatttgcatatgcaatttagggaaaCAAGGGgcaaaaggccaaatcccaaactgaatcctggatttggtgcattcctactgTGCAGGCTAATTAATTAAATGTGTCCATTTAGGTACTTTTAAGTTGCTCACTGGCTTCAAAAGCTCTGTTGTTAGCTCCCTGATAGATTGATAAAAAACAACTCTTTCTTTCCCCTATGCCAGCCCCCCACTCCCCCTGCAATCAGCATCGGCCGTTTTATAACTTTTAAAGCTCCGTTCTCGATTTCACAAAGCTGCTTTCCTTCTGCAACTCCTCCCTCTCTCCCAGAAAGGCATGTGGAAATAAAGGTAGACTTTGGAAATGCGAGTTTCTTACTAGCCGCACATTCGTTTGTATACGAGCACAGACGCATGAGCTGTGACCGGAACCTTGGCGTTTGTTTGATTTTGAGATAATGAACGTAACAGATAAAATCCAAAAGAATAATTTATCAGGATTTTGACATACCTGTTCAACTCCTTCCAAGCCCTTTTTAACTTGATCCTCAATAAATTTAGCAGTTCTCTCTTCATCATCCAaatcttgttttttctttttttcctgttccTGCTGTTTGCGGATTGTTTCTGGATCTCTGTCTATGTACTGAATGTACCAGCCTTTTGGAGTCTCATCTACTTTACAGTACCCTAAGTACAAAACCATCAGAATAGAAAGAATTAAGGCTGAGAAAGACAAATAGTCACGTAGCAGTGATTACTTACCttcctaaatgtatttttagtacaCATAAAAACTTTTGATCCTCAAGTGTCATCTATAATGCTTGCTATCTCGTAGTGTCAGATTGCTGTTAGTGATGAGAGATTGTGCAGTCCTCAAccaattttcaaacctgcctcaTAGACATCTGGCTGATAGATATCTGCCTATACAAAGTcaaataagctgccaacatgCTTGGTCAGGACCAAATCAGCATACTGAATCTGCCCGTATGTGGCCG
Coding sequences:
- the kin.S gene encoding Kin17 DNA and RNA binding protein S homeolog (The RefSeq protein has 2 substitutions compared to this genomic sequence); this encodes MGKADFLSPKAIGNRIKSKGLQKLRWYCQMCQKQCRDENGFKCHCMSESHQRQLLLASENPQQIMDSFSDEFRTEFLELLKRRFGTKRVHNNIVYNEYIGHREHVHMNATQWETLTDFTKWLGREGYCKVDETPKGWYIQYIDRDPETIRKQQEQEKKKKQDLDDEERTSKFIEDQVKKGLEGVEQNTPTFTELSRQNEEEKVAFNLNKGAGTSGTTASSSHASNALKSAAVMGSVKRKDTSQGQAKEKKKKSALDEIMEMEEQKKKTERTDYWLQPDIVVKIVTKRLGEKYYKKKAVVKEVIDRYTAIVKLVDSGDKLKLDQSHLETIIPAPGKRVLVLNGGYKGHFGILDGIIEKRFSATIEIDSGPLKGRKVEGIPYEDISKVA
- the kin.S gene encoding kin17 DNA and RNA binding protein S homeolog isoform X1, coding for MGKADFLSPKAIGNRIKSKGLQKLRWYCQMCQKQCRDENGFKCHCMSESHQRQLLLASENPQQIMDSFSDEFRTEFLELLKRRFGTKRVHNNIVYNEYIGHREHVHMNATQWETLTDFTKWLGREGYCKVDETPKGWYIQYIDRDPETIRKQQEQEKKKKQDLDDEERTAKFIEDQVKKGLEGVEQNTPTFTELSRQNEEEKVAFNLNKGAGTSGTTASSSHASNALKSAAVMGSVKRKDTSQGQAKEKKKKSALDEIMEMEEQKKKTERTDYWLQPDIVVKIVTKRLGEKYYKKKAVVKEVIDRYTAIVKLVDSGDKLKLDQSHLETVIPAPGKRVLVLNGGYKGHFGILDGIIEKRFSATIEIDSGPLKGRKVEGIPYEDISKVA